TCCTACTCGCAGCCCACGCCGTCGCCGTCGGCGTCGAGGCGGTACTCGTCCGGGCCGGTGACGGTGTACGGGCCGCCGAGCTCGCCGCAGTCGTAGTCGCGTCCCGTCGGCACGCAGGGTGAGTAGGAGGGGTGGCAGCCGGTCCGCGGCGGTCGGGGTGGATCGGGCGGTGGAGACGGCGCATCCGTTGGCTTGGGCCTCGGGCACGCGCTCCTGCTCAGCCGCACGCGGCCGCCGCCGACCTTGCGCGCCGTCACGCCGGTCGCGACCCACGTCCCACCCCGTCGGGCGAGCACCCACCGCACGCGGAAGAACTGCCGCACGACGTCGCCCGAGCAGGCGTCGCGGTCGCGCGAGCGGATCGCCACCCGGACGACCGCCCGCCCGGAGACCATCCGCACGCTCGCGCGGTTCACCTTCGTCCCGAGCGAGCGCCGGAACCCGGAGCGCCAGGCGTCGTAGGGCCCGAGCCGGCGCCGGACGCTCGCCGACAGCAACCGCCAGGCGCTGCGATGGCGTCGCTCGTTGAGCAGGAAGTAGAAGCGGCGGACGACGCGCTCCGCCTCGTCGGCCGGTGAGACGTCGTCGGCGTCGTCGGGCGCCGGGGTCGTCGCCTCGGAGGGCAGGGGCCTGTGGAAGTCGCCCGCGCAGTCGCGCCACACGCCCGTCACGGCGGCGCGCGCCGCCGTCTCGGCCTGCTGGTAGCTGGTGACCCGCGCGAACGGCGTCGGCGCGCCGAGGAAGACCTCGCCGTAGCCGCTGGCGATGACCGCGAGGCCGATGTCGGCGCCCGCGACGGTGTCCGCGTAGGCCAGGACCCGCCCGGCGCTGTCGACGAGGCCCTGGGAGGGCTCCGTCGTGAGCGTGACCTGCTGGCCGGTGAAGCTGGCGACGACCGCCGCGGCCTGGCGCGCGCCGCACTCGCCGGCAGCGTCGTCGCGCTCGATCTCGGGCGCGTCGACGCCGATGAGGCGGACCGTCGCCGTCCGGCTGTCCGCTCCCCGCACCTCGACGGTGTCCCCGTCCAGCGCCCGGACGACGGTCGCTGCGACCTGCTGCTGTGCCTGTGCCGCTGCCGGCAGCGACCCGCCGACGGCGAGCGCGGCGACGGCGATGACCGCACGACGGACCCCTGACCCCATGGCGCAGTCTTGACGCTGCGCGCAGGGCCCTGCAGCCCGGTGCGACGAACGGCGCTAGAGGGCCGGCTCGCCCTCGACGGCCCGGCGCTCGAGCTCGCGCCAGGCGTCGGCGTCCATCACGTCGAGCAGCGGGTCGCGAGCCAGCACGTAGCCGAGGCCGTCCTCGCTCTCGGTCACGACGAACCCGGTGGTGCGGGTGCCGGCGATCGTGGTGAGGGGGAAGTGGGCGAGGAAGAGGACGAGCTGTGCCGGGAGCCGGATGACGGCACCGAAGAGCGACAGTCGTGCGGAGAGGGAGGAGGGCATGGGCCAGGCGGACGCTAGTCCGGTTGGGATCGCGCTCCGAGCGCTTGGTCACACACCGGATGCCCGGTGGACGGATGGCGGATGCCAGGGGCGTCAGCACATGAGGTGCTGGGCACGTCGGCGTTCGTGTTCCTCTTCTTCAGCAACCGCCTCGGCTGCTTCGGGTCGCTCGTCGTCTCCCTCGTGGTGACGCTCGTGCTGCTCGCGCTGATCGGCGTGCTCTAGGCGGCCAGCGGCGCCGGGGCCGGCGCCGCCGCCCTCGTGAGCAGCGGGCGGACGCTGGCCAGGACGCCGGCGACGAGGATCCCGGCGAAGACGAGCAGGGCGACGCGCGGCTCGAGCTCC
The DNA window shown above is from Conexibacter sp. SYSU D00693 and carries:
- a CDS encoding thermonuclease family protein encodes the protein MGSGVRRAVIAVAALAVGGSLPAAAQAQQQVAATVVRALDGDTVEVRGADSRTATVRLIGVDAPEIERDDAAGECGARQAAAVVASFTGQQVTLTTEPSQGLVDSAGRVLAYADTVAGADIGLAVIASGYGEVFLGAPTPFARVTSYQQAETAARAAVTGVWRDCAGDFHRPLPSEATTPAPDDADDVSPADEAERVVRRFYFLLNERRHRSAWRLLSASVRRRLGPYDAWRSGFRRSLGTKVNRASVRMVSGRAVVRVAIRSRDRDACSGDVVRQFFRVRWVLARRGGTWVATGVTARKVGGGRVRLSRSACPRPKPTDAPSPPPDPPRPPRTGCHPSYSPCVPTGRDYDCGELGGPYTVTGPDEYRLDADGDGVGCE